ATAATCCGATTCAGAGCAGAAGCTAATGGATTTACCCACTCTTCCCGCTCTTGCAGTCCTTCCTATTCTATGTACATAGTTTTCGGTATCTTGAGGAAGATCGAAATTGAAAACTACTTCTATATTCTCTACATCAATCCCACGACTCGCAACATCTGTTGCCACCATGAACTTGAACTTGCCTGACTTAAAATCACGCATTAATCTCAGACGTTTTTTCTGATCTAGATCGGAAGAGATTCCTGTGATCGGGATCCCGTATTTTCTAAGTGAATATACGATTTTCGGAATATTCGCTTTAAAATTCGTGAATATGATTCCCTGTCCTTCCATCTCTTCGCCAAGAATAGAATTCACCATGTACGGCATCTTCTCTTCTCTGCCCAAGTGGACGAGCTTTTGGTCTATTCTTTCGGTGATCAGTTTGTCCGGATTGATCTGTATCTCTACAGGTTCGTTCATGAAACGATATGCAAGGCGCATAACTTCAACGGATAGAGTCGCGGAGAACAATAGAGTTTGCTTTCTATTCTTACACTTATGAAGAAGCCAACGTATATCGTTGATGAATCCCATGTCCAACATGCGATCCGCTTCGTCCAGAATGAAGAACTCTACCTTTTCGAGATCTGCAGTGCCGCTTCTTGCCAAGTCGATCAGACGTCCTGGAGTCGCAACGATTAGACCATTCAATCCTTCCAGATCTTTGTTTTGGGTCTTGTAATCCGTTCCTCCGATAATAGAAACGACTCTGTAATCGGTATGCTTTAAAAGCTTCTCTGCTTCTTCTGAGATCTGGATTACCAATTCTCTTGTAGGAGCAAGGATCAAAGTGCTGATCCCTTGGATCCCTTTATTCAGGATCGTGTGAATTGTAGGAACTAGGAAAGCGACCGTCTTTCCTGTACCGGTTTGAGCGAGACCGGTTACGTCTTTTCCCTCCATGCCAGGAGGGATTGCTTTTTCTTGTATTGGTGTGAGCTCAACGAAACCTGCTTCTTGTATGGCTCTTTGCAGGTTGGGCTCGAGATTTAATTCTTCGAATTTCATATTTTTTTAATCGCGATTGAGTGGAATGTGTCGGCGTAGCAGGAGAGGTTTGCATAGCGGACGAAAAGTCGATGTGTCAGGAATTTTCCCTTCCACCCCCTGTCTCTATTAGGGTGGTAGGACATAGGTTTCCTATATACCGTGACGAGACCGTACATTTTCAACATTTTTTTAAGAGAATCGGGTGAGTAATCCCAAAAATGGTCCTTTGGATGAGTGCGAAACCATTCCTGAGGATTCGTTTGAAAAGAAGGTCCGTTCAAAGAAGGAAGTCCTAAGAACAAGAGCCCTCCAGGCTTGATCATAGAAGTAAGTTTTTCAAGAACGACTTCTACGTTAGGAAAATGCTCTATTACAAAAAAAGCACAGACCGTATCAAAGGTTTCTTTAGGAAGAATGGAATCATCCAAGAAAGATCCAGCGATTACATCCAAGCCCAATTTCTCTCTAGCGTATGCAGCTTCTGTTTTAGAAAGCTCTAAACCCTTAACTTTGTATCCTCTCTTCTCTGCTTCGGATAAGAAGAAGCCTGCGGCGCAACCTAGTTCAAAAAGAGTCTTGCCTTCGGGACTTTGAAAAGAACTCATC
Above is a window of Leptospira semungkisensis DNA encoding:
- a CDS encoding DEAD/DEAH box helicase; this translates as MKFEELNLEPNLQRAIQEAGFVELTPIQEKAIPPGMEGKDVTGLAQTGTGKTVAFLVPTIHTILNKGIQGISTLILAPTRELVIQISEEAEKLLKHTDYRVVSIIGGTDYKTQNKDLEGLNGLIVATPGRLIDLARSGTADLEKVEFFILDEADRMLDMGFINDIRWLLHKCKNRKQTLLFSATLSVEVMRLAYRFMNEPVEIQINPDKLITERIDQKLVHLGREEKMPYMVNSILGEEMEGQGIIFTNFKANIPKIVYSLRKYGIPITGISSDLDQKKRLRLMRDFKSGKFKFMVATDVASRGIDVENIEVVFNFDLPQDTENYVHRIGRTARAGRVGKSISFCSESDYIELEKIEKYLKQKIDVIPVEEETLVFPSGEFQTFMGGDAFDNAPSERNGNRNQGGRDRNSKKPRREFSQNGGRGEKTWNKDSRDNRREGQSKDSRPGKQKFGGKQRPEAAIQEAQEFLQKADNVFGSSPDRRDKNFKNKKKGKPRPENQRAASQPNHRQDKRQKQNNDYDKKKRNLFDINESRKGSGKKKESIWKKIKSFFGG
- a CDS encoding class I SAM-dependent methyltransferase, giving the protein MSSILELEPHPQFPDAYMVCRRTGVHYYRLAQERKYEDSYFQEEYKNQYKKTYYEDEVQLRNLAKLRLDMMSSFQSPEGKTLFELGCAAGFFLSEAEKRGYKVKGLELSKTEAAYAREKLGLDVIAGSFLDDSILPKETFDTVCAFFVIEHFPNVEVVLEKLTSMIKPGGLLFLGLPSLNGPSFQTNPQEWFRTHPKDHFWDYSPDSLKKMLKMYGLVTVYRKPMSYHPNRDRGWKGKFLTHRLFVRYANLSCYADTFHSIAIKKI